The following are from one region of the Methanomassiliicoccales archaeon LGM-DZ1 genome:
- a CDS encoding CBS domain-containing protein yields MRKAMDVTQTELAKQSGVSQSTIAKIERGRISASYDTVVKLFETLDDMAKGGKHDITAADVASKDIVSVQSTDRVRVASELMRTTGFSQLPVLKGDTPVGSISEKSIFEKIRAGKTMEELKDAQVSTVMDDSFPVVNETTPVSSVTGMMSDCGAVLVAKKGKLVGMITKADILKLV; encoded by the coding sequence ATGAGGAAGGCGATGGATGTTACCCAGACGGAGCTCGCAAAACAGTCCGGCGTCTCGCAGAGCACTATCGCCAAGATCGAGAGGGGCCGCATATCGGCCAGCTATGACACCGTGGTCAAGCTCTTCGAGACCCTTGACGACATGGCCAAGGGCGGCAAGCACGACATCACCGCGGCCGACGTGGCCTCCAAGGACATCGTCAGCGTCCAGAGCACCGACAGGGTGCGCGTGGCCTCCGAGCTGATGAGGACCACCGGGTTCTCCCAGCTCCCGGTCCTGAAGGGGGACACCCCCGTCGGCAGCATCTCCGAGAAGAGCATCTTCGAGAAGATCCGCGCCGGGAAGACCATGGAGGAGCTCAAGGACGCTCAGGTCTCGACGGTCATGGACGATTCGTTCCCCGTGGTGAACGAAACGACCCCGGTATCCTCGGTGACCGGGATGATGAGCGACTGCGGCGCCGTCCTGGTCGCCAAGAAAGGGAAGCTCGTCGGCATGATCACCAAGGCCGACATCCTGAAACTGGTCTGA
- a CDS encoding ribonuclease Z translates to MMDILFLGTGASVPSRDRGLPCVAVRSGPEVVLFDCGEGTQRQLMVSPFSLMKVSAVLVTHLHGDHFYGLPGLMQTMGLMGRKDPLTVCGPEGFSDALDMVNRVCGGEFDYKVDSRDLSPGDRVPIGNLEAEAFATVHGVPSLGYRLSEPPSRGKIDAQKAKGYGITGPEFSELEKGGTVRGIRLEDITGPPHPGLSVVYTGDTRPCRSIVEASKGADAIIHESTYSSAEAAMAEERFHSTAAEAARDALEAGCRYLFLVHLSGRFGKDTGPVENDARAVFGDNLRIPSDMCQYRLSRTGLTEIRRRSW, encoded by the coding sequence ATGATGGACATTCTGTTCCTGGGGACCGGGGCGAGCGTCCCGTCCAGGGACCGGGGCCTCCCGTGCGTCGCGGTCCGCAGCGGGCCGGAGGTCGTCCTCTTCGACTGCGGCGAGGGGACCCAGCGCCAGCTCATGGTCTCCCCGTTCTCCCTCATGAAGGTCTCCGCGGTCCTGGTGACGCATCTCCACGGGGACCATTTCTACGGCCTCCCGGGCCTGATGCAGACGATGGGGCTCATGGGACGGAAGGACCCGCTCACCGTATGCGGGCCCGAGGGGTTCTCGGACGCCCTCGACATGGTGAACAGGGTCTGCGGCGGGGAGTTCGATTACAAAGTGGACTCCAGGGACCTGTCGCCGGGGGACAGGGTGCCCATCGGGAACCTGGAGGCGGAGGCGTTCGCGACCGTCCACGGCGTGCCGTCCCTGGGCTACCGGCTGTCCGAGCCGCCCTCGCGCGGGAAGATCGATGCCCAGAAGGCGAAGGGATACGGCATAACCGGGCCGGAGTTCTCCGAGCTCGAGAAGGGAGGGACGGTCAGGGGGATCAGGCTGGAGGACATCACGGGCCCGCCCCACCCAGGCCTGTCGGTGGTGTACACCGGCGATACCCGCCCCTGCAGGTCGATCGTGGAGGCATCGAAAGGGGCCGATGCGATCATCCACGAATCCACATACTCCTCGGCTGAGGCGGCCATGGCGGAGGAGCGCTTCCACAGCACGGCGGCCGAAGCGGCCCGCGACGCGCTGGAGGCCGGCTGCAGGTACCTGTTCCTGGTGCACCTGAGCGGGAGGTTCGGGAAGGACACGGGGCCCGTCGAGAACGACGCCCGCGCGGTCTTCGGGGATAACCTCCGCATACCGTCGGATATGTGCCAGTACCGCCTTTCCAGGACCGGCCTGACGGAGATCCGCCGACGCTCTTGGTGA